The Candidatus Polarisedimenticolaceae bacterium genome window below encodes:
- a CDS encoding SUMF1/EgtB/PvdO family nonheme iron enzyme, which translates to MKTSVTTVLALVLWWGLCAAATAATCAPDAVPAGTVCLDRYEATVWRVPNPTTTNAPLVRKIQSGLASRLDLVSSGATQLGLGADNYTPCTDNGQSCAGDIFAISLPSEIPSAFITWFQAQEACASSGKRLPTSAEWQVGADGTPDAGPDNGTTDCNSASGGLSATGSRSACVSARGAFDMAGNLEEWVADWTTLSSVCTGWGIVSDDRMCLAGASTIIGGPGALTRGGSFVDHTGAGPLAVIGARRPTAIFGFIGFRCAAENAGPVPAEVDNGVRVSRSGLSAVLKWNVASGATTSSVLRGHVKGLPVGTAGADERCLVSNLASDTFTDPELPSGGDAFWYLIRGENVGGSGPYGFEETHGAPSATRVSTACP; encoded by the coding sequence ATGAAGACGAGCGTGACGACCGTTCTCGCGCTGGTGCTGTGGTGGGGCCTCTGCGCCGCGGCGACCGCTGCCACGTGCGCGCCCGATGCGGTGCCGGCGGGGACCGTGTGCCTCGACCGGTACGAGGCGACCGTGTGGCGCGTACCGAACCCCACCACGACGAACGCGCCCTTGGTTCGGAAGATCCAATCCGGGCTCGCCTCACGACTCGACCTGGTGTCGAGCGGGGCGACGCAACTGGGCTTGGGAGCGGACAACTACACCCCCTGCACCGACAATGGTCAGAGCTGCGCCGGCGATATCTTCGCCATCAGCTTGCCTTCCGAGATCCCGTCGGCGTTCATCACGTGGTTCCAGGCGCAAGAGGCGTGCGCCAGCTCCGGCAAGAGGCTGCCGACGAGCGCCGAGTGGCAGGTGGGAGCCGACGGAACGCCGGACGCGGGGCCCGACAACGGGACGACCGACTGCAACAGCGCAAGCGGCGGCTTGTCGGCCACCGGCTCCCGCAGCGCCTGCGTCTCCGCACGCGGCGCTTTCGACATGGCGGGCAACCTCGAGGAGTGGGTCGCGGACTGGACGACGCTCTCGAGCGTGTGCACCGGCTGGGGCATCGTCAGCGATGACCGGATGTGCCTCGCCGGGGCGAGCACGATCATCGGCGGTCCGGGTGCGCTGACGCGCGGCGGCTCGTTCGTCGATCACACCGGGGCGGGCCCACTCGCCGTCATCGGAGCCCGCAGGCCGACCGCCATCTTCGGGTTCATCGGCTTTCGCTGCGCCGCCGAGAATGCCGGTCCTGTTCCTGCGGAGGTGGACAACGGCGTCCGCGTGTCGCGGAGCGGATTGAGCGCCGTGCTCAAGTGGAACGTCGCGTCCGGCGCAACGACCTCGTCGGTCTTGCGCGGGCACGTGAAAGGGTTACCCGTCGGCACGGCCGGCGCCGACGAGCGATGCCTGGTGTCGAACCTCGCCTCCGACACCTTCACGGATCCTGAGCTTCCCTCCGGCGGCGACGCGTTCTGGTACCTCATCCGCGGGGAGAACGTGGGCGGCAGCGGCCCGTACGGATTCGAGGAGACGCACGGCGCCCCTTCGGCAACGAGGGTCAGCACGGCCTGTCCGTAG
- a CDS encoding cupredoxin family copper-binding protein — translation MRELIQKTGRIAALALASTLVIGGSAVVLARAETAMPPTADVKIDNFSFGPVMLTVAPGTKVTWTNRDDIPHTVVADDKTFKSKTLDTDETFSYTFDKPGTYPYFCSIHPHMTGQVIVK, via the coding sequence ATGAGAGAACTCATCCAGAAGACGGGCCGGATCGCAGCGCTCGCGCTCGCCTCGACTTTGGTCATCGGGGGCTCGGCCGTCGTCCTAGCGCGGGCCGAGACGGCGATGCCCCCCACCGCGGACGTCAAGATCGACAACTTCAGTTTCGGCCCGGTGATGCTCACAGTCGCACCCGGGACCAAGGTCACGTGGACGAACCGGGACGACATTCCCCACACGGTCGTTGCCGACGACAAGACGTTCAAGTCGAAGACGCTCGACACCGACGAGACGTTCTCGTACACGTTCGACAAGCCGGGGACGTACCCCTACTTCTGCTCGATCCACCCGCACATGACGGGACAGGTCATCGTGAAATGA
- a CDS encoding DUF420 domain-containing protein — MRGFLGTGATFAADLSLLLQVAMGLALVVGARLARRRLYTAHGICQTTVMVLNLVAIVWFMVPSFRGQVIPRLPAGLGRRYVAVASSHALLGAGAEALGLYIVLVAGTEIVPRRLRFTNWKRWMRIELGLWWVVVLTGIWTYAWWYLAPLAR; from the coding sequence ATGCGAGGGTTTCTCGGCACCGGCGCCACGTTCGCCGCGGACCTGAGCCTGCTTCTCCAGGTGGCGATGGGCTTGGCGCTCGTCGTGGGCGCGCGGCTGGCGCGACGCCGGCTCTATACCGCACATGGGATCTGCCAGACGACCGTGATGGTTCTGAACCTCGTGGCGATTGTCTGGTTCATGGTCCCGTCGTTCCGCGGGCAGGTTATCCCGCGGCTGCCGGCGGGCCTGGGCCGACGCTACGTTGCCGTGGCGAGCAGTCACGCGCTCCTCGGAGCCGGGGCCGAGGCGCTCGGCCTCTACATCGTGCTGGTGGCCGGAACCGAGATCGTCCCGAGGCGGCTGCGCTTCACGAACTGGAAACGGTGGATGCGGATCGAGCTCGGACTGTGGTGGGTGGTCGTGCTCACCGGAATCTGGACCTACGCTTGGTGGTACCTGGCGCCGCTGGCGCGCTGA
- a CDS encoding metallophosphoesterase, giving the protein MTDETKDKKDVILHDHYHDGVDRRGFLRCMAWAGTGALYVMQGGVLKSYAMGAAPRVGSGKSAGELSFVQISDSHMGFNKAANGDVVGTLKAAVDKINALPVAPEFILHTGDISHLSKAEEFDTVDQVLTGAVAKDVFYVPGEHDVLNDDGKQYLERYGKATNGTGWYSFDKKGVHFIGLVNVMNLKPGGLGSLGPDQLEWLEHDVKHRKASTPIVVFAHMPLWSVYPEWGWGTEDSAQALSYLKKFGSVTVLNGHIHQLMQKVEGNVTFHTAASTAFPQPHPGKADSPGPMVVPAGELRGLLGITDVNVVRGRQALAIVDSSLK; this is encoded by the coding sequence ATGACCGACGAAACGAAAGACAAGAAGGACGTGATCCTGCACGACCACTACCACGACGGCGTCGACCGTCGTGGGTTCCTGAGGTGCATGGCCTGGGCGGGGACCGGAGCGCTCTACGTCATGCAAGGCGGCGTGCTGAAGTCGTATGCCATGGGAGCGGCGCCGCGCGTGGGCTCCGGGAAATCGGCGGGCGAGCTGAGTTTCGTCCAGATCAGCGACAGCCACATGGGATTCAACAAGGCCGCGAACGGCGATGTCGTCGGCACGTTGAAAGCGGCGGTCGACAAGATCAACGCCCTTCCGGTGGCGCCGGAGTTCATCCTCCACACCGGCGACATCAGCCACCTCTCGAAGGCCGAAGAGTTCGACACCGTAGACCAAGTCTTGACGGGCGCGGTCGCCAAGGATGTGTTCTACGTTCCCGGCGAGCACGACGTCCTGAACGACGACGGCAAGCAGTACCTCGAGCGTTACGGCAAGGCCACGAACGGCACGGGGTGGTACAGCTTCGACAAGAAAGGCGTGCACTTCATCGGCCTCGTCAATGTGATGAACCTGAAGCCGGGCGGGCTCGGCTCGCTCGGTCCCGACCAGCTCGAGTGGCTGGAACACGACGTGAAGCATCGGAAGGCGAGCACGCCGATCGTCGTGTTCGCGCACATGCCGCTGTGGTCGGTCTACCCCGAATGGGGCTGGGGGACCGAGGACAGCGCGCAAGCGCTGTCGTACCTGAAGAAGTTCGGTTCGGTGACCGTCCTCAACGGCCACATCCACCAACTCATGCAGAAGGTCGAGGGGAACGTGACCTTCCACACCGCCGCGTCGACGGCCTTCCCGCAGCCGCACCCCGGCAAGGCCGATTCCCCAGGTCCGATGGTGGTTCCGGCCGGCGAGCTGCGAGGCCTTCTCGGCATCACCGACGTCAACGTCGTTCGGGGACGCCAAGCCCTCGCGATCGTGGACTCGTCGCTCAAGTAG
- a CDS encoding SUMF1/EgtB/PvdO family nonheme iron enzyme — protein sequence MKRNVMSMALGLALLTLALPAAHARTCGPDAVPVGAVCLDRYEASVWRVPNPNTTNAPLVAKIQLGTVTRADLTVAGATQLGTLGDDYAPCSHDGQSCVDDIYAVSLPALFPSADITWFQAQEACANAGKRLPTSAEWQLGATGTPDAGADNGTTNCNSNTGSATLTGARTDCQSARGALDMVGNLSEWVADWVPLSTACSSWGAFSDDWMCLTGASTTDVGPGALIRGGDFRSRTSAGPLAVIGSGGPFSSRNFIGFRCAR from the coding sequence ATGAAGCGAAATGTGATGTCGATGGCCCTCGGCCTCGCGCTGCTCACGCTTGCGCTGCCGGCGGCGCACGCGCGCACGTGCGGCCCCGACGCGGTGCCCGTAGGGGCGGTCTGCTTGGATCGGTACGAAGCGAGCGTGTGGCGGGTCCCCAATCCGAACACGACGAACGCGCCGTTGGTCGCAAAGATCCAGCTGGGAACGGTGACCCGTGCGGATCTGACGGTGGCCGGGGCGACGCAGCTGGGCACGCTCGGCGACGACTACGCGCCGTGCAGCCATGACGGCCAGAGCTGCGTCGACGACATCTACGCGGTGAGCCTGCCTGCGCTCTTCCCCTCGGCGGACATCACCTGGTTCCAGGCGCAAGAAGCGTGCGCCAACGCCGGCAAGCGTTTGCCGACGAGCGCGGAGTGGCAGCTCGGCGCGACCGGAACACCGGACGCCGGCGCGGACAACGGAACGACGAATTGCAACAGCAACACGGGGTCGGCCACGCTCACCGGCGCGCGCACGGATTGCCAATCGGCTCGGGGCGCCCTCGACATGGTCGGGAATCTGAGCGAGTGGGTCGCGGATTGGGTGCCGCTGTCGACGGCGTGCTCCAGCTGGGGCGCCTTCAGTGACGACTGGATGTGCCTCACCGGGGCGAGCACGACGGACGTCGGTCCCGGCGCGCTCATTCGCGGCGGCGATTTCCGGAGCCGCACGTCCGCCGGTCCGCTTGCCGTGATCGGCTCCGGCGGGCCGTTCAGCTCGCGGAATTTCATCGGCTTTCGTTGTGCGCGCTAG